In Amycolatopsis solani, a single window of DNA contains:
- a CDS encoding nucleotide disphospho-sugar-binding domain-containing protein produces the protein MRVAFALWPNPVHLYPMVPLAWALRAAGHEVYVVSHPALATVATNSGLPFVPVCDEDAMPVPMGPGNAYTEERAKVELITQALDLPEAAQERWNIFSQFLLPSMWDFNPYQGDAASLPAMDGLVEFFRGWRPDLVIWDPCFAGAGVAARAVGARHARYTGPDFVGWCLDTFEEITGRPGAPSIENPLAETVRPMAEKYGVPVDRETMLGQWTLNPMPAAINWPVRTTMVPVRWIPHANAEIIPDWLYPLPDRPRVALSLGLSMRNYMTTGWEYVEVLLEALGGLDIEVIATLNEKQLSAVSRVPDNVRVVDYVPLDQLMPTCSALIHHGGFGTTIAAATSRVPQLVVDFLEEDVTAVALDGGVAATRYVVAPTTVGFVSGPGAGDVIDLSRPSIEAIRAQVTRVLTDESFRDGADRLYGDLLTAPSPTDVVAQLEKLAQPSRFSSRATDRAA, from the coding sequence ATGCGCGTCGCGTTCGCCCTGTGGCCGAACCCCGTCCACCTCTATCCGATGGTCCCGCTCGCCTGGGCGCTGCGCGCCGCCGGGCACGAGGTCTACGTGGTGTCGCACCCGGCGCTCGCCACGGTGGCCACCAACTCCGGCCTGCCGTTCGTCCCCGTGTGCGACGAGGACGCGATGCCGGTGCCAATGGGCCCGGGCAACGCCTACACCGAGGAACGGGCCAAGGTCGAGCTGATCACCCAAGCTCTCGACCTGCCCGAGGCGGCACAGGAGCGGTGGAACATCTTCAGCCAGTTCCTGCTGCCGTCCATGTGGGACTTCAACCCCTACCAGGGCGACGCGGCGAGCCTGCCCGCCATGGACGGGCTCGTCGAGTTCTTCCGCGGCTGGCGGCCCGACCTCGTCATCTGGGACCCGTGCTTCGCCGGCGCCGGGGTCGCCGCGCGGGCGGTCGGCGCCCGGCACGCCCGCTACACCGGGCCGGACTTCGTCGGCTGGTGCCTCGACACCTTCGAGGAGATCACCGGGCGGCCGGGGGCGCCGTCCATCGAGAACCCGCTGGCCGAGACCGTGCGGCCGATGGCGGAGAAGTACGGCGTCCCGGTCGACCGCGAGACGATGCTCGGGCAGTGGACGCTGAACCCGATGCCGGCGGCCATCAACTGGCCCGTGCGGACCACGATGGTTCCGGTGCGGTGGATCCCGCACGCGAACGCCGAGATCATCCCGGACTGGCTCTACCCGCTGCCGGACCGGCCGCGCGTCGCGCTGTCGCTCGGGCTGTCGATGCGCAACTACATGACCACCGGCTGGGAGTACGTCGAGGTCCTGCTCGAAGCGCTGGGCGGCCTGGACATCGAGGTCATCGCGACGCTGAACGAGAAGCAGCTGAGCGCGGTCTCGCGCGTCCCCGACAACGTGCGGGTGGTCGACTACGTCCCGCTCGACCAGCTGATGCCGACCTGCTCCGCGCTGATCCACCACGGCGGCTTCGGCACCACGATCGCCGCCGCGACCTCGCGCGTGCCGCAGCTCGTCGTCGACTTCCTCGAGGAGGACGTCACCGCGGTCGCCCTCGACGGCGGCGTCGCGGCCACCCGGTACGTCGTCGCGCCCACCACCGTCGGGTTCGTCTCCGGCCCGGGTGCCGGCGACGTGATCGACCTCAGCCGTCCCTCGATCGAGGCGATCCGGGCCCAGGTGACCCGGGTCCTCACCGACGAGTCCTTCCGGGACGGCGCGGACCGCCTCTACGGCGATCTGCTGACCGCCCCCAGTCCCACCGATGTCGTAGCCCAGTTGGAGAAGCTCGCGCAGCCGTCGCGCTTCTCGAGTCGTGCAACCGATCGAGCCGCCTAG
- a CDS encoding FAD-dependent oxidoreductase yields the protein MSNGSAERAVVLGGSISGLLTARVLADAYGEVLVVDRDRFTGPGVRQSVPQGRHAHGLLARGQQAVEELFPGLTGELRAAGVPVGDVSARMRWYVDGHRLRPGPTGLLIIGAARPVLEHHVRARVAALPNVRFVEGHDITGLAATPDGNRVTGVHVQERAEGSTPRRLDAALVVDATGRGSRAPKWLRDLGYPEVPEERVKVDLAYTSRRYRLRTNPFTDEQSINVIATPGHPRGAFFHTLGGDECLLSLTGLLGDHPPTDPEGFVAYAKSLPVPDIHEAIADAEPLTEPVCFRFPASTRRHYERLTRFPEGFLVVGDAFCVFNPVYGQGMTAAALQARTLRQHLGGTLRPAEFFADAARVVDAPWEIAAGGDLAFPGVTGRRSVKTHIGNAYVSRVQSAATRDAEVTNAFMRVAGLIDPPQALMRPRLALRVLRGARRAARGDDQLAA from the coding sequence ATGAGCAACGGAAGCGCGGAGCGCGCCGTGGTCCTCGGCGGAAGCATCTCGGGCCTGCTCACGGCCCGCGTCCTCGCCGACGCCTACGGCGAGGTGCTCGTGGTGGACCGCGACCGGTTCACCGGGCCCGGGGTGCGCCAGAGCGTGCCCCAGGGCCGGCACGCCCACGGCCTGCTGGCCCGCGGGCAGCAGGCCGTGGAGGAACTGTTCCCCGGGCTCACCGGCGAACTGCGCGCGGCCGGGGTCCCGGTCGGCGACGTCTCCGCGCGCATGCGCTGGTACGTCGACGGCCACCGGCTGCGGCCGGGCCCGACCGGCCTGCTCATCATCGGCGCCGCGCGGCCGGTGCTGGAGCACCACGTGCGGGCCCGGGTCGCGGCGCTGCCCAACGTCCGGTTCGTCGAGGGCCACGACATCACCGGCCTGGCCGCGACGCCCGACGGGAACCGGGTGACCGGCGTCCACGTCCAGGAGCGCGCCGAGGGCAGCACCCCGCGGCGCCTCGACGCCGCCCTCGTCGTCGACGCCACCGGCCGCGGCTCGCGGGCACCCAAATGGCTGCGGGACCTGGGCTACCCGGAGGTGCCCGAGGAGCGCGTCAAGGTCGACCTCGCCTACACCAGCCGCCGCTACCGGCTGCGGACGAACCCGTTCACCGACGAGCAGTCGATCAACGTGATCGCCACCCCCGGCCACCCGCGCGGCGCGTTCTTCCACACCCTCGGCGGCGACGAGTGCCTACTGTCGCTCACCGGCCTGCTCGGCGACCACCCGCCGACGGACCCGGAAGGATTCGTGGCGTACGCGAAATCCCTGCCCGTCCCGGACATCCACGAAGCCATCGCGGACGCGGAACCGCTGACCGAGCCGGTCTGCTTCCGCTTCCCGGCGAGCACGCGGCGCCACTACGAGCGGCTGACCCGCTTCCCCGAAGGCTTCCTCGTGGTCGGCGACGCGTTCTGCGTGTTCAACCCGGTCTACGGCCAGGGCATGACGGCGGCGGCGTTGCAGGCCCGGACCCTGCGGCAGCACCTCGGCGGCACACTCCGCCCGGCCGAGTTCTTCGCCGACGCGGCCCGCGTGGTCGACGCCCCGTGGGAGATCGCGGCGGGCGGCGACCTGGCGTTCCCGGGCGTGACGGGCCGCCGCAGCGTGAAGACCCACATCGGCAACGCGTACGTCTCCCGCGTCCAGTCCGCGGCGACGCGCGACGCGGAGGTGACGAACGCGTTCATGCGCGTGGCGGGCCTGATCGACCCACCCCAGGCCCTGATGCGCCCCCGTCTGGCGTTGCGCGTCCTGCGCGGCGCTCGGCGGGCCGCCCGCGGGGACGACCAGCTGGCCGCTTAG